One genomic window of Magnolia sinica isolate HGM2019 chromosome 3, MsV1, whole genome shotgun sequence includes the following:
- the LOC131240333 gene encoding double-stranded RNA-binding protein 6-like, which translates to MYKNQLQELAQRSCFNLPSYSCIREGPDHAPRFKAAVNFNGEIFESPNFCTTLRQAEHSAAEVALNSLSNRGPSHSLAARILDETGVYKNLLQEIAQRVGAPLPLYTTFRSGLGHLPVFTCEVELAGITFTGESAKNKKQAEKNAAMAAWSSLKKLAQQAATSSSDTETNDEQEQITIARALLNYRLKTKMAMETANTPHALPFPKKFPMQDQKSSTTPPAATGSKILPLIRPKPAPRNRLTPAMNDGPLSSTSPFLLPDNRGARPQKFPAAGAAPYVPVRHYRPPYHGMAPPVTIRTAVPVYSAPPLPQPPGRSAQLMASAVRVAPQVHIRTAVPVFAAPHPSVQIEELPVFMGQPPPNKPSVRKEELPGLVSPPPLNKPSVQIEELPVVASSPPPNKPVVQIEEIGNAAANDLQESAAVQSLKQMKI; encoded by the exons ATGTACAAGAATCAGCTGCAGGAGCTGGCACAGCGGAGCTGCTTTAACCTTCCGTCGTATTCGTGTATTAGGGAAGGGCCGGACCATGCGCCGAGATTCAAGGCCGCCGTTAACTTTAACGGCGAGATCTTCGAGAGCCCTAACTTCTGCACGACGTTGAGGCAGGCCGAGCATTCTGCCGCTGAGGTTGCTCTTAATTCGCTCTCCAACAGAGGGCCATCGCATTCGCTTGCTGCTAGGATCttg GATGAGACAGGGGTTTACAAGAATCTATTGCAAGAGATTGCACAAAGAGTTGGAGCACCACTGCCGCTGTACACAACCTTCCGCTCTGGCCTAGGACACCTACCTGTTTTCACATGTGAGGTTGAGTTGGCTGGAATCACATTCACAGGAGAATCAGCCAAGAACAAGAAGCAAGCAGAGAAGAATGCTGCCATGGCTGCATGGTCATCGCTAAAAAAAT TGGCACAGCAAGCTGCAACCTCATCATCAGATACAGAGACCAATGATGAGCAGGAACAGATAACGATAGCAAGAGCTCTGTTGAACTACCGCCTAAAGACAAAAATGGCAATGGAAACGGCAAACACGCCCCATGCACTTCCATTTCCAAAGAAGTTCCCAATGCAAGACCAAAAGTCATCTACCACTCCTCCTGCAGCCACTGGATCAAAGATCCTTCCATTAATCCGTCCTAAACCAGCCCCGAGGAACAGGCTGACTCCTGCAATGAATGATGGGCCCCTGTCGTCAACGTCACCCTTCTTACTACCAGATAATCGTGGGGCCCGTCCACAGAAGTTCCCAGCAGCCGGAGCAGCACCATATGTCCCTGTGCGGCACTACCGGCCGCCATACCATGGGATGGCACCACCAGTTACAATAAGAACTGCAGTGCCAGTGTACTCTGCCCCACCACTCCCGCAGCCACCCGGCAGGTCCGCACAGCTAATGGCATCAGCTGTGCGTGTTGCCCCTCAAGTTCATATTAGGACGGCAGTGCCAGTATTTGCTGCTCCACACCCCTCAGTTCAGATAGAAGAGCTGCCGGTCTTCATGGGTCAACCCCCACCAAACAAGCCATCAGTTAGAAAAGAAGAGCTACCAGGTTTAGTATCTCCTCCCCCACTGAATAAGCCATCAGTTCAGATCGAAGAGCTGCCAGTTGTAGCCAGCTCTCCGCCACCAAACAAACCAGTGGTTCAGATAGAGGAGATTGGGAATGCAGCAGCAAATGATTTGCAGGAATCAGCAGCAGTACAGAGTTTGAAGCAGATGAAAATCTGA